The Chiloscyllium punctatum isolate Juve2018m chromosome 15, sChiPun1.3, whole genome shotgun sequence sequence tcgagtccacgccgCCGTTTAATCAAgtctgggcatttcaactccacttacctgcactctccccgtagcccttaattccttgcgagatcaagaattttgtcaatctctgccttgaagacatttaacgttcCGGACTCCACAGCGCTCAGTGGCAGTAAATTTCACAGGCCCACAACTCCGGTTGAACAAAtatctcatttctgttctaaattgaccccctctaattctaaggctgtgccaatgggtcctagtctccccaactaactgaaacaacttcccagtgtcctaagccatgcattatcttgtaagtttctactagatctcccctcaactttctgaactctaatgaatacaatcgcAGGGTCCTGAGCTGTTAATCATACGTGAGGCCTAGTGTTCCAAGgaccatccgtgtgaatctctcaTGGATACACTCCAGTGTCAGTATGTCCTTTCTGAGGTGTGggacccaaaattggacacagtattataaatgaggcctaactagagctttataaagtctcagaagcacatcattacttttatattccaaccttaTTGAGATAAGCATTACATTCGCTTTTTTAATcatagactcaacctgcaagttaacctttaaaGAATCCTGCCCtaacactcccagatccctttgtactttggctttatgaattttctcaccattttagaaaatagtccatgcctgtatttttttttccccaaagtgcaagaccttttGGTTGAAATAGTTTggatttcatcagccatttcctggaccactcttctaAACTGTAGAAATCTTTCTGCAGTCTCTCCTCCTCAGTACTATCTGCCTGTCcactttgtatcatcggcgaactttgccagaatgcccccagtcccttcgtccagatcattaatatataaagtgaacaccTGCagccccagcactgaaccctgtgggacatcacttgtcactgactgccattccgaaaaagaaccttttatccaaactctctgccttttgtcagacagccgatcctcaatccatgccagtagttCACCTCGAAcatcatgggccctcaccttactcagcagcctcctgtgaggcaacttatcaaaggccttttggaaatctagatcgATAACATCCACTGAGTTTTCCTGGACTAAGCTACCTGTTACCTCTTCAAACaattctaatagatttgtcaggcacaacctccctttactaaatccatgctgacttgttttaatctgaccctgcacttccaggaatttagaaatttcatccttaacaatggatttTAAAGTTTTACCATTATAACAAGGTTTTTTTTGTAGTATTCGAGGTAATTGTAGAGGTATGGAAGGAGTTGAATACAAAAGTGAGCACTTTACAACTAGAGTTGTTTAACCAGGCAATCAAGCGCAGAGATGATGGGCAAATGGTGTTTTGAGAGTTCGCAATGTTTTTAATGGTCAGGTTCATGGAGTATAGAATCGCATCTGAAAGGTGAAACAGTATCAGTCTTGACTTCTGTGTTCAGGTCTTTGAGGGAGGACTTCAATTCATAACTTGCTGACTCATGAGAATGTAACATGTTCTCTAATGGCTGACATTTCATCTCTGTTGTGTGCTGTTGGCGTGGACAATTGGTCACAGCATCCAGGCTCGCAAGTGAAATATTTTCAGTGATGCCAGGCATAGAAACATAAAATATTAACCAGGAACACCATTTGGCTTTTCAACCATATTTCTTCATTCagtatgatcacagctgatcatccagctcagtagtctgttcccactttcttcccataCCTTTTAATTCCCTTTAGCcataagaactatatctaacatTGTTTTGAAAACattaatgttttggcctcaactgcgtTCTGTGCCAGAGAAGTCAGCAGGCTCTCAATTTTTGGGTGAAGAAACTTCCACAAATAAGACACAAATAGTTTACCTCACATCCTTAGAATGGCTTCCCTGGTTCTGGGCTCtctggtcattgggaacatccttcctgtattatCCTGGTAGAATTTTTATAGGTATTAGAGATATTCTCTTCTCCCCTGATTCTTTTAAAAGCCAGTGAATTTCAAAATAATGGATccagtctctttctctcctttcgtCAATTCTGCCATCCCACAAATCAGTTTGGTAAGCCACTGTTGCCAAAAATGCATCCTCAAGTAAGGAGAGAAAAACTACACACATACTCCTGGAGTGATCTCATCAAGGCACTGTATAATTTGCGGCCAGACATCCCTACTCCTGTACTCTAATCCTCTTTGCTACCTCCTTTGCATGCTAAACCTGCAtgattactttcagtgactggtatacacaACCACCTGGTCTCGTTGCCACTCCCCTTTTGTTAtctaaatgattttttaaaaatgccaaaGTGGAAAAGTCACATTTGCCCACATAATATTTCACCTGCCATGCAATTGCTCAATCACTCAACGTTTCCAAATCACAGTgaaacatctctgcatcctcctccaAGTTTGCTGTCATAATCagttctgtcatctgcaaactcggCAATGTATTCataatttggatgaaggaactgaatgtGATATATGGTGATTAGCTGGGGTCCAAGCGCTAATCCATGTGGTATCAATGAGTTACTGTCTGACACACTTTGATTTCTAAATGCCAAACAGTTTTCTATCGATGTTAGTACGCTACTTTTAATCTCTTGCATGggaccttgttgaacaccttctgaaagtccaagtgaACCACATCCGTTGTCTCCCCTTATCAACTCAATAGTTTgagttgtacaacatggaaacagacccattggtccaactcgtccatgctgaccagatatcctagatttAATCTGTtgtcatttgacccatatccctcttaaaccttttcCATTtgtgtaaccatccagatgccgttccaatgttgtagttgtactagccttcactactatctctgacagctcattccatatgtgcaccactctgtggaaaaaattgcccctttagCTGACTTtcatcttttccctctctcctaAATATATGCCCTCTAGTGTTGGAATCCCTCACTCGGGGGTTGGGAAGGGGGAaataaagacctttgctattcatcctatcatgccccacattttataaacctctgtaaagtaaCCCATCAGCCTCAACACTCCAGGAAAATATCCCCAGCCTTTCTGACCTTTCCCTGTtgctcaaacactccaatcccAGTAACCTATTTGTGAatctttttgaaccctttcaagttttaacaacatctttcctatattagggagaccagaattgtacagtgTTCccaagtggcctaactaatgtcctgtacagcatcaacatgacctcccaatgtaatgtactgaccaataaaggcaaatgtaCCAAATGTTGACTTCACTCCCCTGTCTACTGGTGACTCTacttttcaaggaactatgaacgtgcCCCTCAGGtctcattgttcagtaacactcccaaggaccttaccattacgtgtataagtcctgccttccCAAACTGCAACACCTCAtgtttattgaaattaaactccaatCTGCCATTCCTGGGTgcatctggtcaaggtcctgttgtactctgagaatctttactgtccactacgccACCAGTGTTGATGTCATCAGTacacttactaaccattcctcctatattcacatccaaatcatttataaaagttgataaaaatgcagtggacccaacactgatcctcaaGGCATATTGATGGTTACAGACCTCCAGAACAAGAAAACAACCTTCCTCCAATTCTGTGCATCTCACCTTCAAGtcaatccaaatggctagctgtccttggattccatgtgatctaaccttgctaaccagtccactAAGCAAAACCTTGACagataccttgctgaagtccttaTAAGTAAACATCTATTGTTTTACCTTTATCGATCTTTGTCACCTCTACAAAAAAAACTCCAGCAAGTTAGTGAGGCACatttttccatgcacaaagccatgttgattattcttaccagtccttgcctttccaaatgcatgtaaatcctgtctcagaATTCCCTTCAACACCTTACGCACTACTTAGATCAAGTCAGCTGGTTTTATAATTCTATGGCTTATCCTTATCACATTTctgaaataatggcaccacgttagccatccTCAGCCATGGCTATTGATGATGCAAGTATCTCGGCAAAGGGCCCTGCAATCACTTtttccctagtttcccagagttctgggatacacctaaTCACTTCCCAGGATTTTTATTCACCTTTTTATGTgctttaagatgtccagcaccaatacctgtgtaatatggacacttttcaagatatcactctTTATTTCTCAAAGTTCTCTAGCTTCAATATCCTCTTCCCAGTAAATACTGCTGTTAAATCTTTTATGATACACTCTAGCATTTTCCCTGCTGCTGATGTCAGGATAACCAATCTGTAATTCCCAATGTTCTCGCTAGCattttttattaaaacattgtGATTATGCTTGCTACATCAATAGATGGGAACTATTCCAGAGTattggaagatgaccaccaagATGACGACTataatgcatccactatttccagGGCCACTTCCTTAAATATTGAGATGTTGATTATAGGActctggggatttatcaacctttaATACCCTAACTATCCCCAACATAATTTCCCTACTAATACTGATTTCCTTTAATTCCTTCAGTTCACTGGACCCTCTGTTCCCTGTTGTTTGTTGCACATTGTTCATCGTCTCTGTGAAGACAGGATCAAAAGATGTGTTTAACTGGTTGACCGTCTTTTTGCTCCCCTTTATGACTTTCTGTTACTGATTGTAAGACACCTGTCTTGAGATTTTTCTTGTCGCATTTGTCAAGCTTCTATAACAAGTTTATGTTCCCATAAGCTTGCCTTTCATACACCATTTTCCTTCTTCTAATTGATCCTTTTGTCATCTTGTGCTTAAATCTACATTGCTGCAAATCCTTGGATCTGTTGCTTATTCTGGCCAATTAATATTCCTCTTTCTTTGATGTAATACCACCCCTAATTTCCCTTTAGGTCagccatgccccccccccccccgccccaccagcATTTTATTTTTGTCAAACAGGAATGATTATTTGTTACGATTCCTCAGTGtattgtaaatttttgctattcCCTGTCCACCATTCCCCAATTACTATAGCCAGACATTATTATTCATTGAAATGATGGAGAGGTTTGTTGCTTGCATATCAGTATCTGGTGAGAAAGAAAGTTGAGCTGTAATTGTGATTTTCAGGCTCTTGCATAGAATGGACTGCATGGACTTGTAAAACTGACCGTGGATTTGAAGGACAAAGATTGATTAACAATTTTTTAATTTAAGGCTCTAGTATACTGTCCCAAATACTTTGTGTTACAGCACAATGTGTTTTAAGATTTACAAGTTATTTTAACTTCTCCTTTTAGAAAAGGCTAATAGCACTATTGCTGATCCTTGATGAGGGTTGTAATGTggtactttttttttaatataggtTTTCCAGTTTTTGAATTCAAAATGCGAGTCAGCATTCCTGTCCAAGAGAAACCCTCGACAGATCAACTGGACTGTCTTGTACAGGCGCAAGCACAAAAAGGGGCAATCTGTAAGTGAGAATTCTACATTTTGTATTAACAAGGAGAGAAGTTTGTGTATGTAAAATAGTGAGTTGTTGGTTTGTCAGCAGTGTTATACTTGTTGTAGGTATTATTCTGCTGGCTGGGTGGGTGGAACTGTTACTTTAAAGCAACAGGAGGGGAGGAAGACCTAGTGGTAttgttgctggactgttaatccagaaacccaggtaatgttttgggatgctgggtttgaatcccatcatggtaggtggtgaaatttgaattccaaATTTCCAGTtattggaaaagcccatctggttcactaatgtcctttttgaAAGGAAACTGGCGTCCTTACcagttctggcctacatgtgactccaggcccacagcaatatgatggattcttaactgccctctgggcaattagggatgggcaataaatgctggtctagcaaATGATCCCTTCATCATCCttgaatgaaattttaaaaaggatGTTCTCAGAAGTGCACTTGGGtcattgagttttgtttttttttgtcagagCTTAGAAATTAGAATATACTCATCAGCTTTTAATCTTCAACTGACAGAACATGTATTTCCAAACATTTTTGCCTTTTTCAAAAAAACCTAATTATGTTGACAATTTTTAGATTTATTCTGTAACAATATTTTCTCCAGATGCATTTGGATAATGATTGAAACTGTTTCATATTGATGGCTTTTTTGGTTGCTGCATAGTTTGTAAGGACTTGGCATGATTATTTCTATAATCCAATAGTTGATAATGCTCTACAAATGTATATATAATGAATGCATCCTTCAAGGGATAGGTTGCTGTCTCCTGTTAAGCATTTCAAATCAATTACATGTACTTGGTGTGCATTGATTGCGGAGAGAAGTTTTTTTCTGGTCTTACGTGAGACGTTATGATAAAAACATCGTAGCCTGATAATTTTCATTCCCAAATTAGCATTTTGTTGATATTTCTGAAGTGGGTTGATATGTAAAGTCCTTCCTAAATGTTAGACATTACTTCAATTTGGCTCTCAAGTTCCTCCTGTCTATATTGCCACTTAAAACATTTCCAAAAATAGAGACGCTGACAAAAATCAAATTAACAAATGTAATCCAAAGCTGTTACAATTTCCCACGTCTGCTATTGTTGATATTTTCCCAAGAATAAGAGAATCAGCAGCCTTATGTAACATACTTTTGAACTGACTTCTTGCCATGGTTTTTTTTTAAGCAGCATTCACCCATCAAATTATTTCCTCAAATAGTACTTCTTTCATGTAGTTTTTATTCTTCTGCATGTGCATTCAGAATTGTTTTAGGTGGGTGCTTGGAATAATCCTTAAACGATGGCATTTTAGGGCCTGGAATATGATTATCTAATACCTTGACTAAAATGTTGTGGTCTCAGAAATGGACGATTACAGTAACTTAATCAAAACAAAATTTGGTTGTTTAGCAATTTGAAATCATGAAATAAGAAGCAcaaacttttttttttcaaaaaaatcgTCACTTTTTTATTACCAGGAAGAAATTCAGAAAAAGCGCTCCCGTCGTGCCGTGAAGTTCCAACGAGCTATTACTGGTGCCTCTCTTGCTGAGATTATGGCTAAGAGGAATCAGAAACCTGAGGTTCGCAAGGCTCAACGTGAACAGGCAATCAGGTGGGAATTGAGTATGATTGAAAAGTAAAGTTGTTCTGTTACAAATACTGTAGATGCTGTAACTCTGGAATGTGAACGAAATGTTGGAAAAACTCAAGGCCAGGCAGCTTCTGTGaccagaaacaaagttaatgtttccgTTCAGTGCCTTTCAgcagaatgtttttttttgtttttgtattaaagttttctgttgtaagttactgGTTACGTGCACTGTAGTACAATACTTTGAGATTTTTACAGCTTATATTTGTGTATTTTTCTTAACAAATTTATATCCAGTTGGTTTGCCATAGTATTACAACATACTGCtgtttttaattatttgttttgTGTGGGACCCTGAATTCTTTCCATGCTAATAGCAGGGGCAAAGTTACTAGCATTTTTGTTTAATCCACAGGGCTGCCAAAGAGGCTAAGAAGGCCAAAGCTGCAACAAAGAAAGTCAGTGCAGCTACAACTAAGGTAATGAAACAGATGCAACTCTTTAAATAAGTGCTTTGGTTCTTGGAAGTTCATTATTTTTCAAAGATATTCAATCAAGCGGCAATAAATATGGATTTTCTACATTGTGATGCCCGTAAAATATAATTATTAGATTAAGTTGACTCTGTCTTGGCCTTTTTCCAGTATGAACGATCATATCCACCAATTTTAAATTTAGAGCAATTGGTGATTAGGTGGTGGCATTCATATCTGCTAATACTGCAGTTACATTTATAAACAACTGTTATGTTTATTATGAAAGTCtaagtagaatccctacagtgcagaataggccatttggcccattatatCTGCACCAATCCTCGAGTATCCAACCCAGACCCACAAATAAAAATTGTAAACGTTTTAAGGTGAAAATTTTTTATCCTCCCAATCATTCAAACAATGAGCATTGTGACAGTTGTCAATGTCCTTTTTTTATATATGGATTACAAATCCTGGAAATTAAACATGTTGACTTAATGCCACTGAGAGGAAAGTGACAGTAGAagtaataggtgaatgggggtagtGCAGTCATCGCTGTATTTCAATTTTCAAAAAGCTATCAACTCATTATTGCTGAGTAGATTATGCCTCTGTCGTGAGATGTAATAAAACGTTATTGCTATATACAAGGTTGCGTTGAAATGACACTCGCTCAATaccatccatgacaaagcagccAACATTGTGCATCACCTAGAAAATGCATTTCATTAACTTTTGAAAGTTAAACTGACAACTGAAATAAAAAGAATGGTCAGAGGTTTTGTATTGTTAATTGTTGAGATGTGATGTTAGGTGAGGATTACTTCTTCCAGGTTAACTGAATTTCACTTATGGAATCAGAAGTACAAATGCAGAGTTTTCAGTTGATTCCAAAATGATGTGTTAATACAATTAGGACAAAATATAGAAATGTGTATGTGTATAAAAGCATGCATATACTTTGGAAAACTAACTTCAGTATACATACAAAACATTTTAGAGTCTAAAGGTTTACAGCAGGGAAagggacccttcggtccaactcgtcctgctaaccagatatccaggAGGCATAACCTTATAATAAGTGGTGTAGGTTTAGAAGTGACTTGAGAATGAACTtgttcacccaaagggttgtggatCTCGATTTCCCTGCacagtgaagtagttgagactGCTTCCTTGAATGTTTTGAAGGAAAAGATCCCTTTTTTTTTTGAACAGCGAAAGAATTAGGGTTATGGTGAACTGGAGGTTAGGTTGAGCTGAGTTCATGAAAAGATTAactataatcttattgaatgacagagcaggctcagtGGGCCAGATGGCATATTCCTTCTGTATCTTAAATTCTTATGATGCAACCAAGTAAAATCATAAAAGAGCACTTAAGCTCACTTCTAAATGAGTAAAATTGAAAAGCAGAAAAGGCTAGGTTAAGCTTGTAAATGCTACTTAAATCAAACATGGTGTACCATAAATGCTTTTGGTCTCTATTGTAAACAAAAAATGTAAAGGCACTGGTTACGGTGCAGAGAAAATTTACAACTATTACGCGCGGCTTGGAATTTATCCCATCTGGAAAGAGAACATTTTTTGTCTGAGAGAAGGAGAAGGCTAAGTATATTTGACATTATTAAAGGTTTTAATAAGTAGACAAACTTCTCACTTAGTGAGAGATCAGGGTTAAAGCGAAAATCACTAATATTTCAAATAGGAGAATCTGGAAATGCTTTTCTAATAGTGGCTAGAATGCCATAATTAGTGGTTGAAGTAAACTGCCTGGATTCATTTAAAGGACGGCGACAAGGAGAGGGGATAAAGAATTCAGTTAGATGAAGGATAGGAGAAGTGGCTTGCATGGAGGATAGATTATTTGCAGCCAAATGACCAGTGTCTGTGCTGCAAagttttataattttgtaaatggTGTAGATTTTAACACTGCATAATTTTcactgtttttatatttctaggCTGCTCAAAAGACAGCACCCAAACAGAAGTTTGCTAAGCCAGTGAAGTCTCAGGCACCACGTGTTGGTGGAAAACGCTAATTACCTAATTGTATCTGTAAAATAAAACCTGAATACAGTTCACTGATTTCTATGTCTCATCAATTCATACAAAATTAAGCTTTAGAGGTAAATAGTAGGAACTGTATGAATATCTTTACATGAGGTTTTATTGCATTGGACTTGCAGCAGGCTTGAATGTATTACAAAGGGTACTTCCACTGGAAATCATTCATAGAAATCGGAGTCCAGCAGTCTTTGTTTTGATTCTCACCAATGTAATTCTGATCAAGACTGGGGATTAAAAAAGAAATCTTGCTGTTCTGCATGTCTCCAGCTCAACATCAACATTCTTCAAACTTCCAGACATTGTTTGTTTTGGCAGGTTGAGGAACTTCGTGAGCGTGATCACAAGACAAGATGGTGCTCATGTAGGATTTTTATGATAAATTACTCtaaaggttgtgaatctttgtGGAATCCTTTATTTCAGAGCATTGTGAAAGTTCCCATCGATGAATACTTTTAAGGATGAGTTAAGCAGATTTTTAGTTTGTCAGGGAAATGAAAATGATGAGCCCTTTTTTAGGTAATTAGCCTGCAGCTAGTAAATCCCATTTCTGATTGGTTTCATATGGCTTATCCTTGGTAAGGGTAAACATGCCAAACCTGAAGACTTGAATCTTCCATTAGGACTGGTAAAGCTACCAGTGTGTTGATGATTGTCTAAGTCCCACTCCTAACTGTGTTTCCTTCAAAGTCTTTAAATGGTGCATCCCAAATCCATGCTAGTCTGTCCTGTTTTCTACTGCCTTGAAACTTCTTCAGACCCTGCCACGTCATTGGAATAGCCTTTCATCAGTTATAAATTACTGGCTGAATGTAGCCTTAGTGCATCATCCATTCCAATCCTTTTGTA is a genomic window containing:
- the rpl24 gene encoding large ribosomal subunit protein eL24, whose translation is MKVELCSFSGYKIYPGHGKRYARIDGKVFQFLNSKCESAFLSKRNPRQINWTVLYRRKHKKGQSEEIQKKRSRRAVKFQRAITGASLAEIMAKRNQKPEVRKAQREQAIRAAKEAKKAKAATKKVSAATTKAAQKTAPKQKFAKPVKSQAPRVGGKR